The window TCCGCCAGTCAATGTCTGGATAGCCATTCAACTCCCAGGCTTCTCTCGCGGTGTCTTTCCTGTGTCCGGTGCAGAATATGTGCATGGACTGGACGGTGCGATTTGGGTTGGTCTTTTCGTATTTGGCAAGGAGGTCGCGGTCGACTTCTCCTTTGCAGAGGGGGCAGACGGACGGtttgaggatgggagggagttctattggcgaggaaggggcaTCCGATAGCGGGGATCCTGGCTGGGAAAACTGGTATGTGACTGGTGAGGATcggttgaggtggttgctGTCATTTTCCCGTGTCCTGCCTCTGtttgtggctgctgttggggttgtggtcCAGTCGATGTCTGCTCTGAGTGGGCTGTCGAGGAGATCCGGTATTCCATGTACTGGGAGTTGTGTAGCTGATTCCGGTGTTTCGTCTAGCGTTGATATTCTGTTGGGGAGGCTGCCTCGTGGTTTCGAAGGAGAACTGCCCAGGTGATGTGGAGTAGAAATCGTAGGGGGTCCTGGGCTGGAGTCAGGGGCTGGAAGAGCCTCAGGCAAGGCTTTGTTCTCATCACCTGAGTGATTGGAGTCGTGATTTTCGTCGTCTAGGGAACTCTTGTGCCTCTTAGACTCACGTTGAGACGTCGAGGTGCGGTCTCGCTTCTTAAATACCCCTGATCCACCGTCGCCGTGTTTCCTTCCGCCATATGTCCTCTGGTTCTTTCTGGGGTTAGGTTGGTCAAATATTGGCTTCTCGGTAGTCTCTCCTACTGTTCGGACATCGTCTTTGGGCTTAGGTGCTGCTCCTGAGTTCGGGATGACTATCTTAGAGTCACTGAATACCAAAACAGCTGCCGAGGCGTCCTGAGCGAGCGTTCGGAAGGTGGTGGGACGAATATGGCCTCTCCCTATCCTGTCGTTGCCATCGTCGTCAGAGCTATCTATGGACTCCGTTGCCTTCCTAGCAATTTTACTTCGCCGAGCGGTTGCTTGGTAGGAGTTCTCTGGGGGCTTCGGGGGACTTGGTATTGGCGAGTCTAGAGCAAACTGGCCTACTGGAGAACTAGTGATTGCTCCTGGATCATGAGGGGGTTCTTCGGCATCAGAGCCCCTTTGGGGGGATGAGAGAGGAGCCGGGAGCATCAAGAAATCCCTTTCGTTACCTCGGCGTGGTGTCGGTGGGCTATCCGGCAAGCGTCTGGCTGTAGATTCCTGCGAAGTTTGAGATATAGGCTGACCGTTCACAAATTGGAGAAGCGGCTGGCCACTTTTTGACAAGCCAACTGTGCGGCTCCTAAGACCCCAGGGAACCCTGGCCTTCGGCTTCCCAGGATTGGTGACCATCTCGCGCCGCAGCCCTGACGTTAAACTGAAAGTTCGGTATTTTAGAATTTTGCTCCAGATATGATTTGTTCACAAGTGTCTTCCGCCGCAGGGCGTGATATCATCCTAGTCTGCGATTAGATGCCATGTCAAAGAGAACTTCTGAAATAGGTCAACACCTACAAAGCACCCACAAAGCGTGCCTGAGAAATGGTGGGAGACCACTTACACACAGGCTGAAGTAAATAGGAATATTTTCTAGAAACGATTTCGAAATGCTTCTCGCTTGAAACTGATCCTGGACCGACCCAGCGACATAtaggcagcagcagttttTGGCGGAGACCCTGGTAGATTTCACTTGTAGAAATTTATCAAAGGCGCTCTCTGCAAGCCGCGACTTGGGAGCGCGTCGTGCAGGGATCTTAAGTTCGCCGGCCCACAACGTTCCACAACATCGGGCCCCACCAGCTCCCCTGTCCACCGCCAGCTAAGCCCAGGCGGGAAACCGTTTGTTTGACGTCCCAACATCCACTGTCAACAACCATACGAAGCGGTTGCTCCCAGAGTGCAATTAGAACAGCCAACAGCGCCCAGAAAGTCCGACAGTAAAGGGAATGACAGATTAGCACAATGGCTTCTAGCAGGAAATATGCGGCACTTCCAGACTTGGTAACTCAGCCACCGCCCGCCACAAGCAAGCCGGCCAAATTAACTGAACATCAAAACGCCAGGATTCCGCACCCGATATTTACGAAACCCCCGAGCTTATTGATGATACTTCTACCATTCCCGTGAGTTGCTGGATATTGGGGAATTCGTGGAATCCAAGTGCTGACGGTATATAAAGCCCACAACCGTGCGATCAGCCTCTGACAATGAgtatgacgacgacgacgatgccgccgccatctctCGATCCAGACTCCGGATAGACCAAGCTCGGTCAAAGTTCATGCCGGCTGCCGTGGATCCCTCAGGGGTTGACTTTTCAGACCGTGTCAATGGCAAGCGAAAGTCATACAAAGCGGCCAGCAGACGACACCGCGTGTTGGATGATGGAACCGAAGAGCTGGGCGACTTgagcgacgaggacgatgctGGAAGTTTGGCGCGCAAGATTGCGCGTTTGAGGCGCGAAATTgaggaggcaaaggaggaGTACGGCAAACAGAAGGCAGCAGCGGACGAAACTACGGACGAGACTGGTGTTCAAGAGCAGGAGTTTGAGTCTCTGAGCAAAACTCTGGATGAGATGGCTAGACTCGGCGAGCCGCTGGCTCCTCGGCCGGTTGCTACACCGACCCCCCGGATCACCAGTGCTGGCGAGCAGCCAGCAGGAGAAATCAAGGGTACTGCGAGCTATACTATCACCTATGCCCCGGACTACGAACAAACGCATGCTTTGGCTAAAGCAGCCGACTTTGACCGCCGGCTTGTGTTCTTGGAGAAGGCATTGGGTGTTGGCTCAGCAGCCATGCCGGAATTTGACTCGAATGGTCTTCCCCGAGCTATTATTCCCCTGGTTGAGAACCTTCACAAGCAGATTTCAACATTGTCTGAAGCCTCGACACCCACTCTGGATGCCATCAGCAGGAGGGTCAGGACCTTGACACAGGAGGCGGAGAATCTGGAGAAGGCCCGTAGAAACGCCAAACAAGCTCAGGAGGCTTTGGCATCTGCGGGAGCGGCACCATCTGGCGAAGGCGCCACACCCGAAGACTCGGAGCAGATTGCGAAAGTCAATGCTCTTTACAGTATGATTCCGACCATCGAAAATTTGAGCCCTCTGCTTCCACCCCTGCTGGACCGCCTCAGGTCGTTGAGGATGATTCACGCAGATGCCGCAACGGCATCTGACACCTTGGCTCAGCTGGAGCAAaagcaggccgagatggccaCAGATATTCAGCAATGGAGGGAAgggttggagaagttggaggtTATAATCAACGATGCGAGTGccttgagggagaagaatatGGGGGTGATCTCGGAGTGGGTGAAGGACTTGGAGGGTAAAATGTCTAAATTGTCTTGAGCGAGCATTATGCCATAGTGATACCCATGCTTATGACACATCAATGCTGTTTGTTTATCATCCGAGCTACAGATATCAGTGCTGACCGTGATAGGGTCGGGTGAGTGGGGCTCAGACCTTCGGCAAGCGGGGGCCGAATGCCCGTTATGTATGGGTCTCCATTCAGCCAATCAAACTCCACCAAGCTCTCCCTGCTCAAAGCATAAATTTCTCCAAGAGCTTCCCTTGAGCTTCAAACTTTTCCTTCATTCACATTCCAAAAAGAGCAATTGTTCAAGAGGCAGTGTCGTAAGCTGCCCATCTCGCATCGCGCGCTGATTGCAATGGATTGAGAGCTCTTAGAGAGCTAGGAGAACGGCCTCGAACATCGCCATGGAAGCTCATCGCACGTGatggagcagcaggagctaGCTGTTCAAAGATTTTTTCTCAAAATCTTTTGATGGAGAGGGGcagttttcttcttcccctccctcaaccatcatcaccactcgACTTTGGTATGttttttccccctcttcacctcaacaacaaacacatcGGTTTAGTGGGTTATCATGATGAACAAAAATGCATGTATTATCTGAGTCTCAGTATGCTGTATCAATTTATCACCAAGATCTCTGACAATAACCCCACCAtgatgttttgttgttgacggTTTCTTATTTTgttgtcaagaagctcacaTTGTAAGAAAGTCTAGTAGGTAGTTGATCATGTCTGCTACCCCCAAGCCCGCCGCCCCAGGGAACTTCACCATCCTCTACTTTGCCACTGCAACCTCCTTCACGGGCAAGAACGTCGAGTCGCTTCCCGCGCCGCTCTCGCTCAGGAAACTGGGTGacgtgttggaggagaggtacAAGGGTATCagagagggggttttggggcaTAGTCTTGTGACGATTAACCTGGCGTATGTGGATGTGCctgaggaaggggaggatgatgtgaTTATtcaggagggggatgaggtggcGATTATTCCGCCTGTTAGCTCTGGCTAGTTCTTGTTTCCGTATTTACAATACAATAAGAGAGAAAGTTTTTATCATCCACGATATACGTTATCCCACTGGGAGTTTAGCAgcggttgttgttcttctggtgatgatgatggtgctgctgatgaggcCCAACGTGATCGGCCACTGGTGCTGTGCCATTTTGTCCAGGACTGGGGTTGGTTGAAGGGGATGGAGGCGCGGGTCCAGTCCCATTCGGctcggcggaggcggcggtaggcgacggtggtggtCCAGGCtaggaggccgaggaggatggtggagaggatggagaggaggatggagagggcggtgatggctgAGATGTTGCAGCCGAGGGGCTGGGTGCGGACCTCCCAGCGTTCAGACCAGTGGGGGCAGATGTCGggttgggagatgggggccaggagggggagggggtgggtgttgggggtgcaGGATTGGGTCTggcgggtgggtgggtgagcaaaggggtgggagaaggaggggggtggagggaaaCATACGAAGGGACACCAGGAGCAGGCGTTCTCTGAGAGGCAGGGTGAGCAGGATTGTTGGCGCCAGCAGCGGCGGAGGTGGTCGTCGGGGGTTTCgagagggttgagggaggacaTTGTTGTATAAGATGAGGTGGTGATATGTACCGCAGATTGGATGTTACAAACTAAGCTGGATCTCGTAGGTAGCAATTCAGTAGGTTACAAGAATACAAACAAGGTGTTTCACAtaaggaggatgaggagggcggctGAAAACCGTTGGAAGTCGAGAGATATCCCATCAGAATGCGGGGCAAGCATATCCTCTGTGCGCAGCAAGCAGGAACAAtacaacaaacaccacaccTTCCAGAAATTCATCTCCAAAATTCCAAGCACGCTCTACATATTTTAAGAAGAGAAGCCTGCCACCCAAAATTTTGTCTAAACAGTATATAAAACAGTCAAAAACATCCCCACCGCTCAGCCTTTATCAAAACGCCCAATTACTTGTGACTGCATCATTCCTCCCTCACAATatccctcgccctcaacttctcctcctcagtcaAAACccacaccatccccccatcgatcccctcctcctcctcagcaaccaactcctcccactcctcctcctccatgttcgccaccatcaagatctgccCAACCTTGCCAAACACCTCTCTCACTCCGTAATTACCCTTGGACACCACGCCAATGATACCGTTGACGTCCCTTTCCAGTCTGATGGCACCATACGCGCTCAGCGCCCTACCAGCCTTGGCATAACTccacaccctcttctccagcacCTTTTGCGCCAAATACCCAGCAGTCTTGTCCATGAGCTGGCTGTACGTCTTTGGTGTCAACAAACGTGAGATGGGCTTCATCAGCGCATCCCATCCGAGCTCAAATGTCAGCGGAACCTGTTCGAGGTATTCCTCCAGTGTCTTATCTGACTGCGCGGCGAGCTCGGTGAGTTCTTCctcggtggagatggtgtaATCTGCGTCActgaaggtggaggtgatgACAGGCCGGAGACGAGCATAAACTACCTCGCTAAACAGGGCTTCGATGCCCGCCTTGATGAGCTCGCTGGATTTGAGGTGGAACGAGGTTTTGAGGTTCTGGAGGCGGGTGACGATTTCCTTGGCGTCGCTGGCGAAGGGGAAGGCGGCGGTTAGTACTGATGACGGCTGCTGGGAGTCTGCGGGTGGGTTTTCTGGATGTCTCAGTATCCCGGATACGATCCGTTCCAAGTACTCGTTTGCCACGTCGAGACTGTTGATTAAGACGATGAAGGCGATGATCTTGTCTTCTGGGGGGAAACCGCCTTGGACGTTGGGTTTGGGCAGGTATTCGTCCCGCATCTTGCGCTGGATCAGGCCGACAAAGTCGGTACCGAGAAGAGCTTGGATCGTGGGGATGACCTCCTTGACGACATCTTtctgggaggtggagatggattTTTCGATGACGGTTTTGGCGATGTACATCACGTCGTCAACAGCGGAGATAATAAACGGTGGGTTGCTTTCGATCGCCTTGTTTTGTCTAAGCGTAAGTCCGCTAGGGAACTCGTCCAGTTGAAAGGCCTTTTCGACAGAGCGCCGAAAAAAGAACTTGGTGAGCTCATTGTAGGGTGATACTAGCTTCCCAGAGACTTTTCGACCCAGGTTAGACTTGGTGAGGACCTCGGGCATAGTGAGTGGCGCATCGTCCGGTGACTCCGGTTCCTGGCGTTGTCAGTATCCCATTGCCATGAGACTCATAATAAGACGTACCCTGCACTTTCCAGCGAGGAAACGAGAATACAGAGACCACCTTCCAAGCATTACGGCGATCTCGCTCAGCAAGGCGTCTACTTCCTTCATgtccaccccctcatcctcgctctGGCGTCCGTTATTGGTGCCGCCAACAGCAGGCGAGTTTACTCGTGGTGTTCCTCCGAAGCCTCGATTTGGTTGAGAAACGAAGCTCTGAACGAGGAACGAAAAGGGATAACTTCTGACATCAGTCAACCTCCTATCCACGGTCCTTTCATCGCTCCAAGAATCCAGGATGATGCCTCCCTGCACATCTGCCTCCATCTGGAGCCTTTCGATAACCTTGACCATCTTCCCGGTTCCGTAATGTTTTTCCACCAGGGCCCCATGCCCATCCACAATATGGGCAATGTGTTCGAACAACCTTGTGAGGGCATTGGCAAAAAAGAAGCCATCCTTTCTTCCTTGCCCACCAACCGTAGAAGCGCCTTCCTTGAGCACCGTCCTGGCCGTACCCGCAACACCCTGGCAGACATACTGCCCATACACATCCAgcccaacatcacccctcccaatcAGGGGGAATAGCTTGAAAAACCTCGTCACCCTTgcgccatccccatcctcggcagccttccTGAACTCTCTCAAAAACAAGTTACACAAGCTCTCCCTTGCCGACTCGAGGGTAACCCAAGGGGGGTCAGGCACCTCGACAGTCGGCACCACTGCAGCTGCGAAGCCTCCTCGGACAATCTCCTCAGGCACCTTGGAAGCCCGCGCAATGTATCCAGCTGCCGCCTCCCAGTCCTGAGGGGCGCCCATGCTACCCACCACGCCTGCGACACATGCTTTCAGCTCGGCAACCTGTTCCACTACGCGCAACGTGTCTTCCACCCGAGATTTCTCCAAATCGAGGGTGCGGACCCGGCTGGAGAGGTGAGAGGCGGTTTCTGAGGCTGAGGCGAGCATGCTGTTGCTTATGCCGCGGGAGGCGATCACCTGGGCGCCGAGCCCAGCGCGGAGGTTGtcgaggcgggagagggagcgggtGAGGTCTGCTTGAGAGGAAACCAAGTTTGTTAGACGGTCTGTGAGGGAGGATTCGCGGGTGTGAAGTGCCGCGAGGGCAGCGCGGATCTCGACCGGGGAGGTGGCATTTTGGATTAcggtggatgggttggtgttggcgggattggtggttggttttggtgtgTTGAGGGTTGGGAAGCTGGTTAGGGCGGGATTAGGAGACGCGGTGGCAGACATTTTGGTCGTCGTAGCGGCGCCATTGGAGAAAGCAGACATTGGAATAGTATCGGTGCATCGCTCTTCGTGCAGTCAGTTGCGCGccgggatgggggttggtcaGGAACCCGTCAAGGTAAATGAACCCAGTGATGCCCCGCTGACACCGGGCTGGCAGTTTGGGCGTTGTGGGTTTGTCAATTTGGCACGCAGCTTGGGGACAGGGGCAGCTAGCGCCCCACTTTATCGGCCGTTGAGACACCCGACCACGCCGATGCTTAACCTCCTCCGTGTCGGTAGCTCCTTCCGGTCCGGAAGATATCCCGGCGTGCCTGCCATTTTTAGACAGGAAAGCAACCGCTATATAACTAGACCGTCACCGTGGAATTGTAGTCAATTTTGATTTAACCCAGACTTGAACCAAATTTCTTACTCTTTAATCTTTGCACCCACCACAGCGTCATTCGCACCCAAGTCTCACTCTACCTCCAGTCGGCCGGCAAAAGGCAGATGTCAGCCTTAGTCGTCGCCGGCTTTGGGACCAATGCAATGAGGGGTCTGGTGTTTGCCCGTCTCAACATTGAGGCCTACAGCGGCCGCTTTCCGATATGCCCCCAGCTCAGCGAATCAAAACTGCTCATACCGTGCAAACAGAGCCTCGTCTCTATCCATGTCTGCCTCGCTTCACTCTGCCCATCCGTTTGCTCTTTCTTTATGCAGATATCCTACTAAATGCCGCATGTTTTTATCGCCATTCTTTGACTTTTACAAAGTCTAGGAACATCGGGACCGCTATGGCCCTCCATAGCGCGCACCGGATCTGTCGTGACGGTAGAGGTTTATCTCAAACGGAAATGTCACCAATACGCATCCATGGTCTTCTCAAAGGGAATTCTATCCTGAGGCGTGACTCTTGGAGTGTTTTACGGCTATATATGATGGGAACATCGCGCCCTTCTTGACCTCGCCCACAAGCTTTCAGATCCAACCCACCGTTCGACAAGGCAGGCAGAAACGCACATCTCGCCTCAAACAAGGCCCCTTTATCTTTGGCTTGACCAACTTTATCCCAATCATTCACCATGAAACAGGAAAACACTCCCCAAGACAACCTGCTTGCTAGTCCGAGCCTTCTTCGCAAAATCGACCAGCTCCGTGAGAGGAATATCGGCCAGCATGTCCCTCTGCCCCAGGTACGTATGCCCCCTTCAGTTTGTTCGGTATGGCGAAGCTGACATGTCGATAAGCTCGTTGTTGTGGGTGACCAGAGCTCTGGCAAATCATCTCTTCTGGAGAGTTTGACTGGAATTCCGTTCCCGCGTGATGTTGAACTCTGCACGCGTTACGCCACTCAAATCACCCAACGCCGCGATCATTCAACTCATGTCAACATCACTATAATTCCTGGTCCGAATTCATCCGATGAACACAAAAGCCATGTCGAGGCGTACCATGGCAGTGCCCTGTCTGGTGAGGATTTGCGCGCCAAATTTCCGGCAATTTTGCAAGAGGTAAGCTTACCATACCTCATACGAGCCACTCGGTGTGTTGACAAATTATCCAGGTCAACGCCAGAATGGGCATTCGAATGAGCTCATCTGCCAAAGGCGGAACCGTCTTCAGTGAGGACATCCTCAAGATCGAGATTTGCGGTCCCAAGGAAGACTATTTGACCGTCATTGACGTTCCCGGTATCTTTCGTAACTCCACTGAGGGCGTCACTACCAAACAGGACATCTTGTTGGTTCGGAATATGGTCACTCACTACATTCGAGATAACCGGACCATCATCCTGGCAGTCTTGCCTTGCAACATCGATATCGCTAACCAGGAGATTCTGACTCTCGCGGAGGAGTACGACAAGAAGGGTGAACGGACCCTCGGTATTCTCACAAAGCCAGATTTGGTACCCGAGGCCAGCGGCAAAGATACGATTTGCAGCATCGTCGAGAACAAAAGGAAGCAGCTGACTTTGGGCTATTATGTCGTGAGGAGTCGTGGCGCAGATCAAGACGACTCTGGCTATGAGTCCCGCGAACAAATGTTCAACGAAGACCCCTGGCGTCGCCTTGACAGGGGGAGAGTTGGTGTTCGCGCACTCAAGACAAAACTGGGTGAGCTGCTGGGCGAGATGGCGAAGCGTGAATTTCCCAAGTTGAGGAAGGATATCGGCGAGATGCTCAGTCGCGCGGAAAAGGAGAGAGATGGGCTCGGTCCCGCTCGTGGCACTGATACCGAACAGCGGATATTCTTGAGCCACATCGCTGACAAGTTCCAGGAGTTGACAAAGGCGAGCCTAGAGGCTCGCTATCATCATGACCCGGCATTTGAGGCGTCCTTCCATCTCAAACTCGCCACCCTCATGGCGTTCCTTGCCGAAGATTTCAGTCGCGAGTTTGAAGAAAAGGCTGCATTCCGATACTTTGAGAACGAAGACTCTGACACCGACGActatgacgatgacgatgacgacgacgaagtCGTTGATGAGGATTTTCTGCCCATGAATCCCAACCAGACATTGCCTGCCGCGAATGCAAAGAGGATTCTGAGGGCCGCAACTCGTGATCTTGACCCGGAGGAGTTTCCCGAGCTCGACGGCATCATCAGTGACAGGTACGAAGTTGAGGATCCAGAAGATGATATCATGGACTGGATAACAAATCTTTATGTGCGATCACGCGGCATGGAGCTTGGTCATTACACCAACGCGGTGCAGGCAAGTGCATGGAGAGAGCAATCCAGTAAATGGCCCATCATAAGTCGCGCTTTTACCAGCCGCGCGATCATGATCGTCCAGCGCTTCATCACAGACACGCTCAGCATCGTGTGCCCTGATAGCACGCTTCGGGATACCTTGTGGTCATGCATCCAAGAGGAGGTGCTCGAGCGATACAAGAAAGCGACTGGTTTTCTCGAGTACCTCCTCTCCGTTGAGCGTGAGATCAATCCTTACACGCTCAACAAGCACTTCAACAGGACCCGTCAAGAGGCTCACGCGGACAGAGCAGCTTCCCACATTCTCGCGACACTGCAAGAGGCAGAACAAGCGGGCGGAGACAACgccaccgtcaccatcgGCCAAGTTCGCAGCTCGACTAGAGACAAATCCAACATACAAGATGTGGCCGAGCAGCTCCACGACGGCCTAAGCTCGTACTACGACGTTGCTCGGAAACGGTTTGTCGACAACGTCTGGACTCAGGTTGTTCAGTCCCACCTGCTTTTTGGCTCCAACACTCCGCTCAGGGTCTTCACCCAGGACTGGGTGATTGGGCTTGGTGCCGAGCAACTTGATGCCATTGCTGGGGAGTCGTCGAGTGTCAAGGAGCAGCGGGCTAACTTGGCTCGCAAGATCAAGGACTTGAAGGAAGCGAAGAAGATTTTGTCGTTCTGAAGAGCTGGCTGTACAGGAGTTTGAGGTGTGTGTTTACGCCAGGACTTTGTTTCGTATTGACTTGAACGGGTAGCTATTAAATATCGTGGTTTTCAATGTGTTTTTAGGATACATATGtaacaacaaaacaaaaaaacccccccccaaaaaaaaaacagtgTGTATGCTCTGCTTGATCCAAAATCCAAATTGTGGTCCTCTATCCCTATCCAAATTTCCCGGTTTTTGTTTCTACAGAAGGTTTCAGGATATATCTAGTGAGAAATTCTGGCGGGAGCTGTTGTGGAACGTGTGGGTGTGAGGTTGAGCTCAGGGGCTGACGACGGAAAGCGAAGTTTCTTCGCAGCCTCTTGGAGATGCTTCCCAACTGTAGCCTTCAACAAATCAATCAATAGGTCCGCTGGCGTAATGGCAGCGCGTCTGACTACGAATCTAACAATCAGTTAATCaggaggttccaggttcGACCCCTGGGCGGATCGATTTTTTGGGGTTATTTATTTCTTGCTTGGTCTCCACaagatgatgggttgggtaTTTACCTCTTTTTGCCGGGAAACGAGACTACTTCTTTGCTTAGTCGGCTTATTTTTCTGGAAGAGCGGTACTGTTGGTTATTTTGTTTGGTAGGACGGTATTAAGGCATATCTCCATGTACGGATGGGCTTGGACATTTTTTGTCGGGGATATGCAAGAGCTGTGGGTGAGCTTATCGCCGATGGCGGCTGAATAGCATGTTCGTTATAGAGACCCCTTTTCGGCGATAGGGCGAAACATCATTGATTTGTGTTTTATCTTTGTGCCAATGCATGTTGGGCAGTCAATCTGAGGCCATCGTGAAATTTGCTGATGGGGGGTGTCAAATCACCTAAgtcctttctttctcctttGGGATGTGTTACTTCCGAGATGTAATATAACGGTGTTTGTATGATGGTTTTTGGTGGTATAAAAACAGTCGTCATCGGCCACCATGAGCAGAAGACTCTCTGGCTTGAACAAACAACATTAACAGtttcaacaacaaaaacattTCATCCTTTTCCTACAGTCTTCAAAACCATACCTACCTGACTTCACCTCATTGCTTCTTGCATAGGATAACTTACCAGCTCACACACCATGTCAACCACCGAAAACCCCGTCTGgctcatcaccggcgcctcctccggcttcggcttcgccCTCGCAAAAGAAGCCCTCTCCCGCTCACACACTGTCATCGCAACCTCCcgctcgacctcctccgaGGGAAtgatctctctctcctcttgggGAGCCATCACCCTGCCGTTCGACGTGAC is drawn from Podospora pseudocomata strain CBS 415.72m chromosome 1 map unlocalized CBS415.72m_1, whole genome shotgun sequence and contains these coding sequences:
- a CDS encoding uncharacterized protein (COG:S; EggNog:ENOG503P604), which translates into the protein MVTNPGKPKARVPWGLRSRTVGLSKSGQPLLQFVNGQPISQTSQESTARRLPDSPPTPRRGNERDFLMLPAPLSSPQRGSDAEEPPHDPGAITSSPVGQFALDSPIPSPPKPPENSYQATARRSKIARKATESIDSSDDDGNDRIGRGHIRPTTFRTLAQDASAAVLVFSDSKIVIPNSGAAPKPKDDVRTVGETTEKPIFDQPNPRKNQRTYGGRKHGDGGSGVFKKRDRTSTSQRESKRHKSSLDDENHDSNHSGDENKALPEALPAPDSSPGPPTISTPHHLGSSPSKPRGSLPNRISTLDETPESATQLPVHGIPDLLDSPLRADIDWTTTPTAATNRGRTRENDSNHLNRSSPVTYQFSQPGSPLSDAPSSPIELPPILKPSVCPLCKGEVDRDLLAKYEKTNPNRTVQSMHIFCTGHRKDTAREAWELNGYPDIDWRKLNHRIEKLYPFIQSILKGKQESHYAARFRESIKGGKNKTLRTSNENLTPGYYGIRGLRQMSENLIHEFSSVLRKRALEDGLIGARGYTAYLQAVLVPELATRLVMEDMKVGEEEAREILEGSSWVGDMLNDEVADVVFESDSEESD
- a CDS encoding uncharacterized protein (EggNog:ENOG503Q4GD; COG:F), translated to MERGSFLLPLPQPSSPLDFGNFTILYFATATSFTGKNVESLPAPLSLRKLGDVLEERYKGIREGVLGHSLVTINLAYVDVPEEGEDDVIIQEGDEVAIIPPVSSG
- a CDS encoding uncharacterized protein (COG:Z; EggNog:ENOG503NW6M); its protein translation is MASSRKYAALPDLDSAPDIYETPELIDDTSTIPPTTVRSASDNEYDDDDDAAAISRSRLRIDQARSKFMPAAVDPSGVDFSDRVNGKRKSYKAASRRHRVLDDGTEELGDLSDEDDAGSLARKIARLRREIEEAKEEYGKQKAAADETTDETGVQEQEFESLSKTLDEMARLGEPLAPRPVATPTPRITSAGEQPAGEIKGTASYTITYAPDYEQTHALAKAADFDRRLVFLEKALGVGSAAMPEFDSNGLPRAIIPLVENLHKQISTLSEASTPTLDAISRRVRTLTQEAENLEKARRNAKQAQEALASAGAAPSGEGATPEDSEQIAKVNALYSMIPTIENLSPLLPPLLDRLRSLRMIHADAATASDTLAQLEQKQAEMATDIQQWREGLEKLEVIINDASALREKNMGVISEWVKDLEGKMSKLS
- a CDS encoding uncharacterized protein (EggNog:ENOG503P92J; COG:S), translated to MSSLNPLETPDDHLRRCWRQQSCSPCLSENACSWCPFTQSCTPNTHPLPLLAPISQPDICPHWSERWEVRTQPLGCNISAITALSILLSILSTILLGLLAWTTTVAYRRLRRAEWDWTRASIPFNQPQSWTKWHSTSGRSRWASSAAPSSSPEEQQPLLNSQWDNVYRG
- a CDS encoding uncharacterized protein (COG:U; EggNog:ENOG503NXGD), which gives rise to MKQENTPQDNLLASPSLLRKIDQLRERNIGQHVPLPQLVVVGDQSSGKSSLLESLTGIPFPRDVELCTRYATQITQRRDHSTHVNITIIPGPNSSDEHKSHVEAYHGSALSGEDLRAKFPAILQEVNARMGIRMSSSAKGGTVFSEDILKIEICGPKEDYLTVIDVPGIFRNSTEGVTTKQDILLVRNMVTHYIRDNRTIILAVLPCNIDIANQEILTLAEEYDKKGERTLGILTKPDLVPEASGKDTICSIVENKRKQLTLGYYVVRSRGADQDDSGYESREQMFNEDPWRRLDRGRVGVRALKTKLGELLGEMAKREFPKLRKDIGEMLSRAEKERDGLGPARGTDTEQRIFLSHIADKFQELTKASLEARYHHDPAFEASFHLKLATLMAFLAEDFSREFEEKAAFRYFENEDSDTDDYDDDDDDDEVVDEDFLPMNPNQTLPAANAKRILRAATRDLDPEEFPELDGIISDRYEVEDPEDDIMDWITNLYVRSRGMELGHYTNAVQASAWREQSSKWPIISRAFTSRAIMIVQRFITDTLSIVCPDSTLRDTLWSCIQEEVLERYKKATGFLEYLLSVEREINPYTLNKHFNRTRQEAHADRAASHILATLQEAEQAGGDNATVTIGQVRSSTRDKSNIQDVAEQLHDGLSSYYDVARKRFVDNVWTQVVQSHLLFGSNTPLRVFTQDWVIGLGAEQLDAIAGESSSVKEQRANLARKIKDLKEAKKILSF
- the COG4 gene encoding Golgi transport complex subunit 4 (COG:U; EggNog:ENOG503NYET), which produces MSAFSNGAATTTKMSATASPNPALTSFPTLNTPKPTTNPANTNPSTVIQNATSPVEIRAALAALHTRESSLTDRLTNLVSSQADLTRSLSRLDNLRAGLGAQVIASRGISNSMLASASETASHLSSRVRTLDLEKSRVEDTLRVVEQVAELKACVAGVVGSMGAPQDWEAAAGYIARASKVPEEIVRGGFAAAVVPTVEVPDPPWVTLESARESLCNLFLREFRKAAEDGDGARVTRFFKLFPLIGRGDVGLDVYGQYVCQGVAGTARTVLKEGASTVGGQGRKDGFFFANALTRLFEHIAHIVDGHGALVEKHYGTGKMVKVIERLQMEADVQGGIILDSWSDERTVDRRLTDVRSYPFSFLVQSFVSQPNRGFGGTPRVNSPAVGGTNNGRQSEDEGVDMKEVDALLSEIAVMLGRWSLYSRFLAGKCREPESPDDAPLTMPEVLTKSNLGRKVSGKLVSPYNELTKFFFRRSVEKAFQLDEFPSGLTLRQNKAIESNPPFIISAVDDVMYIAKTVIEKSISTSQKDVVKEVIPTIQALLGTDFVGLIQRKMRDEYLPKPNVQGGFPPEDKIIAFIVLINSLDVANEYLERIVSGILRHPENPPADSQQPSSVLTAAFPFASDAKEIVTRLQNLKTSFHLKSSELIKAGIEALFSEVVYARLRPVITSTFSDADYTISTEEELTELAAQSDKTLEEYLEQVPLTFELGWDALMKPISRLLTPKTYSQLMDKTAGYLAQKVLEKRVWSYAKAGRALSAYGAIRLERDVNGIIGVVSKGNYGVREVFGKVGQILMVANMEEEEWEELVAEEEEGIDGGMVWVLTEEEKLRARDIVREE